Proteins from one Mesotoga infera genomic window:
- a CDS encoding transposase translates to MPTTNISQIISNVIGSVRFLRIEQRRFVEGYSCALFLSAHKNTSRLAPFCSSSQSSISRMLSSQSLSTRDLSYARVDYISRFLQEYSLEFKYIILDETVMKRRGKRIENLGKFYSTIENKIVSGVSLLSAIGWVKDKLYFPLFSSLRDEENLTDQFIRMLERIPFKDTILMMDGGILCSEIFLKAMEMGFTVIGRLNPVMNVIFQGRKLHLSKLRNKTRGLSSIIVKIPKYNNATVKLVFHNTDQENRIILSSDTSLTDWEILEHYRKRNYIETYFKAVKQNFGLKAQVFSSTSFQKHVELVQLAFTTWMIANFYRSVKDQVSLRDFLELIKFDYFFQLARSSSASDSSIHFLLPRFVNSKCIS, encoded by the coding sequence ATGCCCACAACGAATATATCACAGATTATCTCGAATGTCATCGGTTCAGTTCGCTTCCTACGTATAGAGCAGAGAAGGTTTGTTGAAGGGTATTCCTGTGCCCTCTTCCTGTCCGCTCATAAGAACACCAGCAGACTGGCCCCCTTCTGTTCTTCTTCTCAGTCATCCATCTCGAGAATGTTGAGCTCTCAGTCACTCTCCACAAGAGACCTTTCATACGCGAGAGTAGATTACATCTCTAGATTCCTCCAGGAGTATTCTCTCGAGTTCAAGTACATCATTCTGGACGAGACTGTCATGAAGAGGAGAGGAAAGAGAATCGAGAATCTCGGGAAGTTCTACTCAACCATAGAGAATAAAATCGTGAGTGGTGTCTCTCTCTTGAGCGCTATCGGCTGGGTGAAAGATAAACTCTACTTCCCTCTCTTCTCCTCTTTGAGAGACGAAGAGAATCTCACAGACCAGTTCATTCGAATGCTAGAGAGGATACCTTTCAAAGATACTATCCTCATGATGGATGGAGGAATACTCTGCTCGGAGATATTTCTGAAGGCTATGGAAATGGGGTTCACAGTAATCGGAAGACTCAACCCTGTGATGAATGTTATCTTTCAGGGGCGCAAGCTCCATCTGTCCAAACTGAGAAACAAGACTCGCGGTCTCTCTTCTATCATTGTGAAGATACCCAAATACAACAATGCCACTGTCAAGCTTGTCTTCCATAACACAGACCAAGAGAACAGAATCATCCTCTCAAGCGATACTTCTCTGACCGATTGGGAGATCCTTGAGCATTATAGGAAGAGAAACTACATCGAGACCTACTTCAAAGCAGTCAAGCAGAACTTCGGTCTCAAGGCCCAGGTCTTCTCCTCTACCAGTTTTCAGAAGCATGTCGAACTTGTCCAGCTTGCCTTCACTACATGGATGATCGCCAACTTCTATCGTTCTGTCAAAGACCAGGTCTCTCTCAGGGATTTCCTTGAACTGATCAAATTCGATTACTTCTTCCAATTAGCTCGAAGCTCTTCCGCTAGCGATTCTTCTATCCACTTCCTTCTTCCTCGCTTTGTTAACTCGAAGTGCATAAGTTGA
- a CDS encoding BtpA/SgcQ family protein — MNILEEMFGVKKPIIGMVHFPPLPGSPLYDSGGGMKKIMDITLRDTEALLEAGFDGVSFSNEGDRPYMSNVSKVTVAAMSALITEAKKVVDRPFGLSVLADPEAAISIGTAVEADFVRTFLSWVFVGDWGMVDPDAGKLQRLKASINGEFKVFANISGHTEPLGGRRLEDIARGAVKFGLADAVCLAGTTAGSEIPEEDLLMARKGSVGRPVIVGTGTTIDNIEKMLTLGDGIIMGTSVKVDGDTFKPVDKKRAKEFMEKAKHLREKLP, encoded by the coding sequence GTGAATATTCTAGAAGAGATGTTTGGAGTGAAGAAACCAATAATCGGGATGGTGCACTTTCCGCCGCTTCCAGGGTCGCCTCTCTATGATTCTGGAGGCGGTATGAAGAAGATTATGGACATCACCCTTAGGGATACAGAAGCCCTCCTTGAAGCAGGTTTTGATGGTGTAAGCTTTAGCAATGAAGGAGATAGGCCGTACATGTCCAATGTTTCAAAAGTCACTGTGGCCGCTATGAGCGCACTTATAACCGAGGCGAAGAAGGTCGTCGATAGACCTTTTGGACTTTCCGTTCTGGCAGATCCCGAAGCGGCGATTTCTATCGGGACAGCGGTTGAAGCCGATTTCGTGAGGACATTTCTTTCGTGGGTCTTTGTCGGCGATTGGGGAATGGTCGATCCCGACGCGGGTAAGCTTCAGAGATTGAAGGCTTCCATTAATGGGGAGTTTAAGGTTTTCGCAAACATAAGCGGTCACACCGAACCACTGGGCGGAAGAAGACTCGAAGATATCGCGCGCGGGGCGGTCAAATTCGGACTAGCAGATGCCGTATGCCTTGCAGGTACAACTGCAGGGAGCGAGATCCCTGAGGAGGATCTTCTAATGGCCAGGAAAGGATCAGTGGGGAGACCCGTTATTGTAGGAACGGGAACTACAATAGACAATATCGAGAAAATGCTGACTTTAGGCGATGGCATAATCATGGGTACTAGCGTCAAGGTAGACGGAGATACATTTAAGCCGGTAGACAAGAAAAGGGCTAAGGAATTCATGGAGAAGGCAAAGCATCTGAGGGAGAAGCTGCCATGA
- a CDS encoding ABC transporter substrate-binding protein: MKKFFFVAFLVIFLVVTASARLVYWHTQEEESRQQVIAQIMESFEIETGIKVEVVAIEENAMFSRLAAAAAAGTLPDVIEAGAETILGLGADGLLDTAIPTRFISNAGDFYTGATRFVITPAGNEYFAIPYHGWVQGIWYRKDWFDAAGLEAPTTWESIMTAAKYFHKPQDGMYGIVLGKSNDAYAEQVFTIFALSNGARIFDKDGNVIINSPQMKEVLQYYKDLGAYSAPGHTYWKQARELYLAGKTPMFFYSTYVMDDLALAEIQTTIISEFDPNMVKNTEFAPFMSNSRSSSFGQVISLAVTKTSQNKLDVLKFLDFMFKPENYIKYIHMAPGGMLPTRSSIAESEAFMNDPKGIYKSYGAEKIKSIIYGLENIEKFGYVEGRVFPEMGKISGAFTIGNGIVMMFDNNATPDEVLTFWRDDIRKLIGR, encoded by the coding sequence GTGAAAAAATTTTTCTTTGTAGCTTTTCTTGTCATTTTCCTGGTGGTCACGGCCAGCGCCAGATTGGTTTACTGGCACACCCAGGAAGAGGAGAGCAGGCAACAGGTTATTGCGCAGATCATGGAATCCTTTGAGATCGAGACAGGCATCAAAGTCGAAGTCGTCGCGATAGAAGAGAACGCGATGTTCTCGAGACTAGCGGCGGCGGCGGCGGCCGGGACTCTGCCCGATGTGATCGAGGCGGGCGCAGAGACTATTCTCGGGCTTGGTGCCGACGGCCTTTTAGACACGGCCATACCGACCAGGTTCATAAGCAATGCCGGCGATTTCTACACCGGCGCTACCAGGTTTGTGATCACACCGGCGGGAAACGAGTATTTCGCCATTCCTTACCACGGATGGGTGCAGGGTATCTGGTACAGAAAAGACTGGTTCGACGCTGCGGGTCTTGAAGCCCCGACGACCTGGGAATCGATAATGACAGCCGCCAAATACTTCCACAAACCCCAGGACGGAATGTACGGCATCGTTCTTGGAAAGTCGAATGACGCTTACGCAGAACAGGTATTCACCATATTTGCCCTTTCGAACGGCGCTCGCATATTCGACAAAGACGGTAACGTAATCATAAATTCACCGCAGATGAAAGAGGTTCTCCAGTACTACAAAGACCTCGGCGCTTATTCCGCTCCAGGACACACCTACTGGAAGCAGGCAAGAGAACTCTATCTCGCCGGCAAGACGCCGATGTTCTTCTATTCCACGTACGTTATGGACGATCTGGCGCTCGCCGAGATCCAGACGACCATAATAAGCGAGTTCGATCCGAACATGGTTAAGAACACCGAGTTCGCTCCATTCATGTCCAACAGCAGGTCTTCCTCGTTCGGGCAGGTCATTTCCCTCGCAGTGACGAAGACCTCGCAAAACAAGCTCGATGTGCTCAAATTCCTCGATTTCATGTTCAAGCCGGAAAATTATATTAAGTACATACACATGGCCCCGGGCGGCATGCTTCCTACCAGATCCTCGATCGCCGAGAGCGAAGCCTTCATGAACGACCCGAAGGGAATTTACAAGAGCTATGGGGCCGAAAAGATAAAATCGATAATCTATGGGCTGGAGAATATCGAGAAGTTCGGATACGTTGAAGGCAGAGTCTTCCCTGAAATGGGAAAGATATCCGGAGCCTTCACGATAGGCAACGGAATAGTAATGATGTTCGACAACAACGCAACGCCCGACGAGGTCCTCACCTTCTGGAGAGATGATATTAGAAAATTGATTGGAAGGTAG
- a CDS encoding transposase, translating into MPTTNISQIISDVIGSVRFLRIEQRRFVEGYSCALFLSAHKNTSRLAPFCSSSQSSISRMLSSQSLSTRDLSYARVDYISRFLQENFLEFKYIILDETVMKRRGKRIENLGSFYSTIENRIVSGVSLLSAIGWVKDKLYFPLFSSLRDEENLTDQFIRMLERIPFKDTILMMDGGILCSEIFLKAMEMGFTVIGRLNPVLNVIFQGRKLHLSKLRDKTRGLSSIIVKIPKYNNATVKLVFHNTDQENRIILSSDTSLTDWEILEHYRKRNYIETYFKAVKQNFGLKAQVFSSTSFQKHVELVQLAFTTWMIANFYRSVKDQVSLRDFLELIKFDYFFQLARSSSASDSSIHFLLPRFVNSKCIS; encoded by the coding sequence ATGCCCACAACGAATATATCACAGATTATCTCGGATGTCATCGGTTCAGTTCGCTTCCTACGTATAGAGCAGAGAAGGTTTGTTGAAGGGTATTCCTGTGCCCTCTTCCTGTCCGCTCATAAGAACACCAGCAGACTGGCCCCCTTCTGTTCTTCTTCTCAGTCATCCATCTCGAGAATGTTGAGCTCTCAGTCACTCTCCACAAGAGACCTTTCATACGCGAGAGTAGATTACATCTCTAGATTCCTCCAGGAGAATTTTCTCGAGTTCAAGTACATCATTCTGGACGAGACTGTCATGAAGAGGAGAGGAAAGAGAATCGAGAATCTCGGGAGCTTCTACTCAACCATAGAGAATAGAATCGTGAGTGGAGTCTCTCTCTTGAGCGCTATAGGCTGGGTGAAAGATAAACTCTACTTCCCTCTCTTCTCCTCTTTGAGAGACGAAGAGAATCTCACAGACCAGTTCATTCGAATGCTCGAGAGAATCCCCTTCAAAGATACTATCCTCATGATGGATGGAGGAATACTCTGCTCGGAGATATTTCTGAAGGCTATGGAAATGGGTTTCACAGTAATCGGAAGACTCAATCCTGTACTGAATGTTATCTTTCAGGGGCGCAAGCTCCATCTGTCCAAATTGAGAGACAAAACTCGCGGTCTCTCTTCTATCATTGTGAAGATACCCAAATACAACAATGCCACTGTCAAGCTTGTCTTTCATAACACAGACCAAGAGAACAGAATCATCCTCTCAAGCGATACTTCTCTGACCGATTGGGAGATCCTTGAGCATTATAGGAAGAGAAACTACATCGAGACCTACTTCAAAGCAGTCAAGCAGAACTTCGGTCTCAAGGCTCAGGTCTTCTCCTCTACCAGTTTTCAGAAGCATGTAGAGCTTGTCCAGCTTGCCTTCACTACATGGATGATCGCCAACTTCTATCGCTCTGTCAAAGACCAGGTCTCTCTCAGGGATTTCCTTGAACTGATCAAATTCGATTACTTCTTCCAATTAGCTCGAAGCTCTTCCGCTAGCGACTCTTCTATCCACTTCCTTCTTCCTCGCTTTGTTAACTCGAAGTGCATAAGTTGA
- a CDS encoding sugar-binding transcriptional regulator, whose protein sequence is MYAPSLMIKASELYYFKKCSQKEIAETLKISVPTVSRILQEAIDSGIVKVKITNILKRVTQMEESLKKNYGLDGAVVVESPLDRDDWHIKKLLGKKASELFFEIVSPGSKVGIGAGGSIFEMIESFDGERSIPGIQLIPLMGGWGLQNLQNETNKLVGSMASILRCTFQLLLAPAIVSSEKIKDVFLNEPQISAIVQMWDDLDTAIFSVGPEIEYSIFPSIVKYPSIVKEIKERGAVGDIVGRIIDKNGEEMDISFNRRMISIPFEKLMAIKNRVGIGGGSRKIRSVSAAIKKRIVNYLITDSETCKYILENGGKEL, encoded by the coding sequence ATGTACGCACCCTCTTTGATGATAAAGGCCTCTGAGCTCTATTACTTCAAGAAGTGTTCTCAGAAGGAGATAGCCGAAACTCTTAAGATCTCTGTTCCGACTGTGTCTCGAATCCTTCAGGAAGCTATAGACAGTGGAATTGTAAAGGTTAAGATCACCAATATATTGAAAAGGGTTACGCAGATGGAAGAGTCTCTAAAAAAAAATTATGGCCTTGACGGAGCAGTTGTGGTAGAGTCTCCTCTTGACCGTGATGACTGGCACATAAAGAAACTCTTAGGAAAGAAAGCAAGTGAATTGTTCTTCGAGATTGTTTCTCCTGGCAGCAAGGTAGGAATCGGAGCGGGAGGAAGCATATTTGAGATGATAGAGTCCTTTGATGGTGAAAGGAGCATTCCGGGCATTCAGCTGATCCCACTAATGGGTGGGTGGGGATTGCAGAATCTTCAGAATGAAACAAACAAATTGGTTGGCTCTATGGCTTCGATATTGAGGTGCACTTTTCAACTCCTTCTTGCGCCGGCGATAGTGAGCAGTGAGAAAATAAAGGACGTTTTCCTTAATGAACCTCAAATTTCGGCAATAGTCCAGATGTGGGATGATCTTGACACAGCGATATTCTCAGTGGGACCTGAAATTGAGTACAGCATTTTCCCTTCGATCGTAAAGTACCCCAGTATTGTTAAAGAAATCAAAGAAAGAGGCGCTGTGGGTGATATTGTGGGAAGAATCATCGACAAAAACGGTGAGGAGATGGATATCAGTTTTAATCGGCGTATGATATCGATTCCATTCGAGAAGCTTATGGCCATTAAGAATAGAGTTGGAATTGGAGGAGGTTCTAGAAAGATTAGAAGTGTGAGTGCCGCAATAAAGAAGAGGATTGTTAATTATCTAATTACCGATTCGGAGACATGCAAATATATTCTTGAAAACGGAGGTAAAGAGCTGTGA
- a CDS encoding carbohydrate ABC transporter permease yields the protein MQSVSTMLKNENRLGWRLVSPTVVLLMVLILYPVVYNIYISFFDYGITRSTFVGIDNYLRVLKDGAFWKSFFITIGFTLMTVGGSLLLGLGVALMLNKEFKGRSIVRTIVLLPYITPLISIVFSWQYIFDPSLGPFVEIFGRQLGWISPQLDLLNNSNNAFIVASVFNIWRNFPFVYLMILSRLQSIPDEYYEAAEMDGATPWKKFTNITLPELYFVMGAVALMRGIWNFYKFDEVYLISKKAGTLPIFIYERVIGTTSPEFGVAAAIATVLMVIMLGLITMYVKKVLKW from the coding sequence ATGCAAAGTGTTTCCACTATGTTGAAAAATGAAAACAGGCTCGGTTGGAGACTTGTGTCGCCTACGGTCGTTCTTCTTATGGTGCTGATCCTCTACCCGGTCGTCTATAACATTTATATATCCTTTTTCGATTACGGAATAACGAGATCGACTTTCGTGGGGATAGATAACTATTTGCGGGTCCTCAAAGACGGGGCCTTCTGGAAGTCTTTCTTCATAACCATCGGCTTTACGCTCATGACGGTCGGCGGAAGTCTTCTGCTGGGTCTTGGAGTCGCATTGATGCTTAACAAGGAGTTCAAAGGTAGATCGATCGTGAGAACAATAGTTCTTTTACCATATATAACGCCATTGATTTCGATAGTCTTCTCGTGGCAATACATCTTCGACCCGAGTCTCGGCCCCTTCGTCGAGATATTCGGCAGGCAGCTCGGATGGATATCGCCACAGCTTGATCTGCTGAACAACTCGAACAACGCCTTCATCGTGGCCTCTGTTTTCAATATCTGGCGCAATTTTCCCTTCGTCTATCTCATGATCCTCTCAAGATTGCAATCGATTCCCGACGAATACTACGAGGCCGCCGAAATGGACGGGGCGACGCCATGGAAAAAATTCACCAATATCACATTGCCCGAGCTCTACTTCGTTATGGGCGCAGTGGCCTTGATGAGGGGTATCTGGAATTTCTACAAGTTCGATGAGGTGTATCTGATAAGCAAGAAGGCCGGAACGTTGCCGATCTTCATATACGAGAGGGTCATAGGGACAACATCGCCCGAGTTCGGTGTGGCCGCGGCCATCGCGACCGTTCTGATGGTTATAATGCTCGGCCTGATCACTATGTATGTGAAGAAGGTGCTGAAATGGTGA
- a CDS encoding sugar ABC transporter substrate-binding protein, which produces MKRFLAVLLVTVMISASMLAVKIGFIATNFSSESQARVLNEFVKICSEKGWDLVQLNSMGSDETQSTQIENLVQMNVDAIVLAMGHPNVVIDALHKAFNAGIPVITIDSGYVDGVVADITSDNFVIGAKMSTYLMDSLGGNGNIIVIKFVKHYGTRRRGSVLDVVLKEYPGINVLAEYSVVASARFMDDTRSAMETFALKYGNKIDAVWCAFDQLAYAAADVLAEYGITNALIVGADGNEETFRRIASGNMTATVAQPFEGMASTAAEIIDKILQGVDPAEAAGRKIIYADAPLIDKSNLPE; this is translated from the coding sequence GTGAAAAGGTTTCTTGCTGTTCTATTAGTAACTGTTATGATCTCAGCATCAATGTTAGCGGTGAAGATTGGCTTCATTGCAACAAATTTCTCTTCTGAATCACAGGCAAGAGTATTGAATGAATTTGTGAAAATCTGCAGTGAGAAAGGTTGGGATCTTGTCCAGCTTAATTCTATGGGATCAGATGAAACACAGTCCACTCAGATCGAGAATCTCGTTCAGATGAATGTAGACGCTATTGTACTTGCAATGGGCCATCCCAATGTTGTTATTGATGCACTTCATAAGGCTTTTAATGCAGGCATTCCGGTAATCACAATCGATTCTGGATACGTTGACGGAGTCGTTGCAGACATTACTTCGGACAACTTTGTAATAGGTGCTAAAATGTCAACTTACCTGATGGATTCTCTGGGCGGCAATGGTAACATAATAGTCATCAAGTTCGTCAAGCATTACGGAACAAGAAGAAGAGGCTCCGTTCTTGATGTAGTCCTCAAAGAGTATCCGGGAATAAATGTTCTGGCTGAATACAGTGTCGTTGCATCTGCGAGATTCATGGACGATACTAGATCGGCTATGGAGACCTTTGCACTCAAGTATGGAAATAAAATTGACGCGGTCTGGTGCGCATTTGACCAGTTGGCTTACGCAGCGGCAGACGTTCTTGCTGAGTACGGAATTACTAACGCTCTGATCGTTGGTGCGGATGGCAATGAGGAAACATTCAGAAGGATTGCTAGTGGCAACATGACGGCAACAGTGGCGCAGCCCTTCGAGGGAATGGCTTCCACGGCAGCAGAGATTATAGACAAGATTCTTCAGGGAGTCGATCCTGCAGAAGCTGCTGGAAGAAAGATAATATACGCAGATGCGCCATTAATTGACAAGTCGAATCTTCCAGAGTAA
- a CDS encoding ABC transporter permease, producing MTKKKIKIQQFLTQFGTIIALVAVFIVFTSFVSGFIQVKNLLNILRQIALLAIISEGFTMCLIVGELDLSFAHVASLTSVIVAGLIFSGMNPLLAIIISLSVGAAFGIVAGLLVTKVGIPSLITTLATGIIATGLIYAYTKGVSFYGKMPDSFLALGRGNVGPIPSLVIIMLLVVFAAHLMINNMKIGKYMQATGANKMAARLAGVNTDKYKILALVLSGTAASITGILLTSKLGAANPEGATGFMMDGFAAALLGETVLSVGRASPFGTFIGALMIGVLNNGMTLAGAPYYMQDITKGAIIILSVTITSIQAKMLEGK from the coding sequence ATGACTAAGAAGAAAATTAAGATTCAACAGTTCTTGACGCAATTCGGAACAATAATCGCTTTAGTAGCAGTCTTTATTGTTTTCACTTCTTTTGTTTCTGGATTCATACAGGTCAAAAACTTGCTCAATATACTTCGGCAGATAGCACTTCTCGCGATAATTTCTGAAGGTTTTACTATGTGTTTGATTGTTGGAGAACTCGACCTATCATTTGCGCATGTTGCAAGTCTAACTAGTGTAATTGTTGCGGGACTCATATTCTCTGGAATGAATCCTCTATTGGCAATAATAATCTCACTATCTGTTGGAGCAGCCTTTGGAATAGTTGCAGGGTTGTTAGTCACAAAAGTTGGAATTCCATCACTTATTACGACATTGGCGACAGGAATAATTGCTACTGGGCTAATATACGCATATACAAAGGGTGTTTCCTTTTATGGAAAGATGCCCGATTCCTTCCTTGCTCTTGGCAGAGGTAATGTTGGTCCGATACCATCACTTGTAATCATAATGCTCTTAGTAGTCTTTGCAGCTCATCTAATGATAAACAACATGAAGATTGGGAAGTATATGCAGGCTACTGGCGCCAATAAGATGGCAGCCAGACTTGCTGGAGTCAACACGGACAAGTACAAGATTCTTGCCTTAGTTCTCTCCGGTACGGCCGCTTCGATCACTGGAATTCTTTTGACTTCGAAACTCGGTGCGGCCAATCCTGAAGGAGCTACGGGGTTCATGATGGATGGCTTCGCTGCCGCTCTCCTGGGAGAGACGGTTCTTAGCGTAGGGAGGGCAAGTCCTTTCGGAACATTCATCGGGGCCCTTATGATCGGTGTCTTGAACAACGGAATGACATTGGCGGGGGCGCCCTACTATATGCAGGACATTACAAAAGGAGCAATAATAATTCTTTCGGTTACCATAACTTCCATCCAAGCAAAGATGCTGGAGGGAAAATGA
- a CDS encoding carbohydrate ABC transporter permease — MVKRASPFKKALFFTGIFLICFFILVPFYFMIHVSLKADYDPNKMSFSDFTTRNYKEIFGLIQSSETEFFGDEITRANLEPVLKKIAELEEITSSREAYIEYVHDVQLKEKERELRDIVDLVIDFSGMKVEDREIFTQRAMKSGTEEAVLLEENMKAIFGANDVKKFKDLRNEIEKALTDESITAGLERAKSQLTAYQAQKNKIIQEKASEFPFLKYLVNSLMFAGVSAMISLFVAILGAYAFSRLRFKGRGMVQRSVLFVYLFGGTVIMVPLYQMAVKLGILSSPLGTSVYLIMVYVIQTLPVSLYMLGNYFRTIPYSIEEAAIIDGCSRVQAIFRIVIPLSLPAIATVYIYAFMIGWNEYLFASAFLGLKSYKDLFTLPIGLSIFSGSAHAVWGRLMAASVVSAIPIIIIFSLMQKYLTSGFTAGGVKE; from the coding sequence ATGGTGAAGAGAGCCTCGCCATTCAAGAAAGCGCTGTTTTTCACCGGTATATTTTTGATATGCTTCTTCATTCTGGTGCCCTTCTATTTCATGATACACGTATCTCTGAAAGCCGACTACGATCCAAACAAGATGAGCTTTTCCGATTTCACCACCAGAAATTACAAGGAGATCTTCGGATTGATTCAAAGCAGCGAGACGGAGTTTTTCGGCGACGAAATAACGCGGGCCAACCTCGAGCCAGTGTTGAAGAAGATCGCCGAGCTGGAGGAGATCACCTCATCCAGAGAAGCGTACATCGAATACGTGCACGACGTGCAGCTCAAAGAGAAGGAGAGAGAACTGAGGGATATAGTCGATCTGGTCATAGACTTCAGCGGAATGAAGGTAGAAGACCGCGAAATCTTCACTCAGAGAGCCATGAAGAGCGGCACCGAAGAGGCGGTCTTGCTGGAAGAGAACATGAAAGCGATCTTTGGCGCCAACGATGTGAAGAAATTCAAAGACCTCAGGAACGAAATCGAGAAGGCGCTGACAGACGAGTCGATAACCGCGGGGCTGGAAAGGGCCAAATCGCAACTCACGGCCTATCAGGCGCAGAAAAACAAGATAATCCAGGAGAAGGCCAGCGAGTTTCCATTCTTGAAGTATCTGGTAAATTCCCTCATGTTCGCCGGCGTGTCGGCCATGATAAGCCTTTTTGTAGCCATTCTGGGAGCCTATGCCTTTTCAAGGCTCCGTTTCAAAGGCAGAGGCATGGTGCAGAGGTCGGTGCTGTTCGTGTATCTGTTCGGAGGTACCGTGATAATGGTCCCGCTTTACCAGATGGCAGTCAAGCTAGGAATTCTCTCCTCGCCTTTGGGTACGAGTGTCTATCTGATTATGGTTTACGTTATCCAGACTCTACCGGTCTCTTTGTACATGCTGGGTAATTACTTCAGGACCATACCCTATTCGATTGAGGAAGCGGCTATTATCGACGGCTGTTCGCGCGTTCAGGCGATTTTCAGGATAGTTATACCCCTTTCACTGCCCGCGATCGCCACAGTTTATATATACGCATTCATGATAGGCTGGAACGAATACTTATTCGCTTCGGCCTTTCTAGGTTTGAAGTCTTACAAAGATCTTTTCACATTGCCTATTGGTCTTAGCATTTTCTCCGGTTCGGCGCACGCGGTGTGGGGAAGGCTGATGGCGGCCTCTGTGGTCTCGGCGATCCCCATAATAATTATATTCAGCCTTATGCAGAAGTATCTCACATCCGGTTTCACCGCTGGAGGAGTCAAAGAATAA
- a CDS encoding sugar ABC transporter ATP-binding protein encodes MKILEIQELTKAFPGVVALDSVNMDLEAGEIHSLVGENGAGKSTLVKILAGVYRPTSGRFSLMGEEMHFHSPKDASKHIGVVHQERELVPHFSGYQNLFLGLEETKAGFLKRRAMISKAREFISKYHLDVDMTLPAKQLGSGQQEMLTILKVLFRDPKIIIFDEPTAPLSIKEIEILFTLIRDLRSKGMTILYISHHLSEVLEISDRITVLRNGKKVATVENGDQISERKLISLMISKDLENQYPKTKTEIGKEVFSVKDYSSVRSKFSNISFSIREGEIAGFAGLVGAGRTELAKSIFSGAKHESGEITLNGKRFTSKSSGQSVRKGIAMIPENRRAEGLFVQMSVKDNLIVPHLSSLSKIGFTVRKDINEYVGKAIKRFSIKVSSPEQLVRTLSGGNQQKVSVGKWMGENALVWIFDEPTQGIDVDAKTEIYNIMGSLAKNGAGIWFISSDLRELVAISDRIYVMKGFKILGEFVPPFDEEEILALMIGEKKS; translated from the coding sequence ATGAAAATTCTCGAAATTCAGGAATTGACAAAGGCATTTCCTGGAGTTGTCGCTCTTGATTCCGTAAACATGGATCTTGAAGCCGGAGAGATCCATTCTTTAGTTGGCGAAAACGGTGCTGGTAAGTCAACACTGGTAAAGATTCTCGCAGGCGTTTACAGGCCGACCTCAGGCCGTTTCTCTCTCATGGGAGAGGAGATGCATTTCCATTCGCCAAAGGATGCCTCCAAGCACATAGGCGTGGTTCATCAGGAAAGAGAGCTCGTACCGCACTTTTCAGGGTATCAGAATCTCTTCTTAGGTTTAGAAGAGACGAAGGCTGGTTTTTTAAAAAGAAGAGCGATGATTTCTAAAGCCAGGGAGTTTATATCCAAATATCATCTGGATGTTGATATGACCCTCCCCGCAAAGCAGCTGGGAAGCGGTCAGCAGGAGATGCTTACAATACTCAAAGTACTTTTCAGAGATCCAAAAATTATTATCTTCGATGAACCTACTGCTCCCCTGAGTATAAAGGAGATTGAAATACTATTTACGCTCATCAGGGATTTGAGGTCGAAAGGAATGACGATCCTCTATATCTCCCATCATCTTTCCGAAGTTCTTGAGATCTCAGATAGAATAACCGTACTCAGAAACGGGAAAAAAGTTGCTACGGTCGAAAACGGCGATCAGATTAGCGAGCGGAAGTTGATCTCGCTGATGATTTCTAAGGACCTGGAAAACCAGTACCCCAAAACCAAAACAGAGATAGGCAAAGAGGTTTTTTCTGTTAAAGACTATTCCAGCGTTCGATCGAAGTTCTCGAATATTTCGTTCTCGATAAGAGAGGGCGAAATCGCGGGCTTCGCGGGTCTGGTTGGGGCAGGCAGAACTGAGCTCGCCAAATCTATCTTCTCAGGCGCTAAGCACGAATCGGGGGAGATTACTCTCAATGGGAAACGTTTCACTTCGAAGTCTTCCGGCCAGAGTGTAAGAAAGGGAATAGCCATGATTCCAGAAAACAGGCGTGCTGAAGGCCTCTTCGTTCAGATGTCCGTGAAGGATAACCTGATCGTTCCGCACCTCTCTTCGCTATCTAAAATTGGATTCACGGTCCGAAAGGACATCAATGAATATGTTGGAAAGGCAATCAAGAGGTTTTCAATAAAAGTGTCTTCGCCTGAACAACTGGTAAGGACTCTCAGCGGCGGGAATCAGCAGAAAGTCTCTGTGGGCAAGTGGATGGGAGAAAACGCATTGGTTTGGATATTCGATGAGCCAACTCAGGGCATTGATGTTGATGCTAAGACCGAGATCTACAACATAATGGGAAGTCTTGCTAAGAACGGAGCAGGGATTTGGTTTATCAGTTCCGATCTACGCGAACTTGTTGCAATCTCCGACAGGATATACGTGATGAAGGGATTCAAGATACTGGGTGAGTTTGTTCCTCCTTTCGATGAAGAAGAGATCCTCGCCTTGATGATAGGAGAGAAGAAATCATGA